The proteins below are encoded in one region of Tiliqua scincoides isolate rTilSci1 chromosome 7, rTilSci1.hap2, whole genome shotgun sequence:
- the BHLHE41 gene encoding class E basic helix-loop-helix protein 41, whose amino-acid sequence MDEGIPHLQDRQLLEQRDFIGLDYPSLYMCKPKRGMKRDDSKEAYKLPHRLIEKKRRDRINECIAQLKDLLPEHLKLTTLGHLEKAVVLELTLKHLKALTALTEQQHQKIIALQNGEGSLKSPLQSDLDAFHSGFQTCTKEVLQYLSRFESWTPREQRCAQLLSHLHTVCTRFLPSTQLLTPKVCGGKGPGPTASAPCVQQDHHAGPKLESQPNCVPVIQRTQNSRGGHPQGLQPASSSLELGGENDTDTDSGYGGESEGRPDGEKSQGGAMVIKQEPSGDEAPPLAKRLKLDCSSSSNSPSAVLSPDPAAAAALVRPDPALLSSLMALGGLGGAGAGGVGSPFGQQPAAPFCLPFYFISPSTAAAYMQPFLDKSTLEKYLYPATAAATAPIPLIYPGISAQAAAAAAAAAAAAAFPCLSAVLAPGEKAGSASVTSSPLLPPDVASRSQHVPHPFTCNPAGLHVDTDLLSQEQPLQSGQETP is encoded by the exons ATGGATGAAGGGATCCCCCACTTGCAAGAccggcagctgctggagcagcggGACTTCATCGG GCTGGACTACCCGTCTCTGTACATGTGCAAGCCCAAGAGGGGCATGAAGAGGGACGACAGCAAG GAAGCCTACAAGCTGCCACACAGATTAATAGAGAAGAAGAGGCGAGACCGGATTAATGAGTGCATAGCTCAGCTGAAGGATCTGTTACCTGAACATCTCAAATTGACA ACACTGGGGCATCTGGAGAAAGCCGTAGTTTTGGAATTAACTTTGAAACACTTAAAAGCATTAACAGCCTTAAcggagcagcagcaccagaagATAATTGCTTTACAGAATG GGGAGGGATCTCTGAAGTCTCCTCTGCAGTCCGACCTGGACGCTTTCCATTCAGGATTCCAGACCTGCACCAAAGAAGTCTTGCAGTACCTCTCCAGGTTCGAGAGCTGGACTCCCCGGGAGCAGCGATGTGCCCAGCTCCTCAGCCACCTGCACACGGTCTGCACGCGGTTCCTCCCCAGTACCCAGCTGTTGACTCCAAAGGTGTGTGGGGGCAAAGGCCCAGGCCCCACCGCTTCGGCTCCCTGTGTGCAGCAGGACCACCACGCTGGCCCCAAACTGGAGAGCCAGCCCAACTGCGTGCCCGTCATCCAGAGGACTCAGAATAGCCGTGGCGGCCACCCCCAGGGTCTCCAGCCTGCTAGCAGTAGCCTGGAGCTTGGCGGGGAGAACGACACCGACACAGACAGCGGCTACGGTGGGGAGAGCGAGGGGAGGCCCGATGGCGAGAAGAGCCAAGGTGGTGCGATGGTGATCAAGCAGGAGCCCTCTGGGGACGAGGCCCCCCCACTGGCCAAAAGGCTGAAGCtggactgcagcagcagcagcaacagccccTCTGCAGTGCTGAGCCCAGACccagctgctgccgctgccctTGTGAGACCCGACCCGGCCCTGCTCAGCTCCCTGATGGCTCTGGGAGGCTTGGGGGGAGCAGGGGCCGGCGGAGTGGGGTCCCCCTTTGGCCAGCAGCCGGCCGCTCCCTTCTGCCTGCCTTTCTACTTCATCTCCCCCTCCACAGCCGCTGCCTACATGCAGCCCTTCCTGGACAAGAGCACCCTGGAGAAATACCTGTACCCTGCCACTGCGGCCGCCACTGCCCCCATTCCCTTGATCTACCCAGGAATTTCAGCTCAGGCTGCAGCTGCCGCCGCTGCAGCCGCCGCCGCAGCTGCTTTCCCCTGCCTCTCAGCAGTGCTGGCACCCGGGGAGAAAGCTGGCTCAGCCTCCGtgacttcctcccccctcctccctcctgatGTGGCTTCTCGGTCCCAGCATGTCCCCCACCCCTTCACCTGCAACCCAGCTGGGCTCCACGTGGACACGGATCTGCTTTCCCAAGAACAGCCTTTGCAGTCAGGACAGGAAACCCCCTGA